CTCCCAGAGAAGCAGCTTTAATGAAAGGTTTTTCGATAATATCCGCAATTTCGTCCGCTGTACCATAAATGACTATCCCAAGTATGTCAATATTATCTACCTTTATATCTTTGACAGTGTTATAGGCGTTTCGGTGTTCCTGAGATAAGCTAGTTTTTAAAAGACTAAGAAAATCATTATATTCATATTCCAAACTAACAGTTGAGAAAATAGTTGAAGTTGTAGAAAAACCTAGGGCTTCTTTCTCGCTAATAAAAGTTGAAGTCCAGTCATGTTCTTCTGCCTCAGTTTTGAATGTCTTTATTTGTTTATCACTATAGGTATTTATCCAAAACCAAGTCGTTTCAGGTAGTTCGAAAATGGGTAGTTCGTTCTGTTTATAGGGCTTATCAAATGAAAGAGCTACTTCGTATATTCTGTCTCCTTCCATCTGGTTAATCAGATGACCATCATTTTTGTATTTTTTATAAGTAATATTCGGATGAAAGAACATCAAATCTCGCCAACCATTTTCCTTATATGTAACTTGCCAGTCCTCTCCCGTTATCCCGATATTGCCACCAGCTCCTCTTGATATCGAAAATGAAGGATTCAAACCAAATTGGTATTGCTTTTTTTCAATAACAATTGACTTTATCTTCATATCCTTAGAGACCTTATATTGGCTCTCTCCACCTAAAATCCCCTTCGTATCCACTGTTTCACTAATATAGCCATTCGGCGTACTAAGTCGGACGTAAGCATCCCATTGTTTAAATGCCTTCTGGCTGAAATAGGTATATGCCGCAAAATTGACTACGTTGAGAACAAAAAATACAATGACAGACACGATGACAATGGTTATGATTGTCTTTCTTTTGCCCTTTTTAATCGCCTTTTTTATTTTATTCTCGTCAAAAATATCCTCTGTAATTTCATTCATATAAATTCCTCCATGTTTCTTGAAATTCTTTTCTTGCCCGAAATAAATAGGTTCTAACTGTTTCTATCTTCATTCCTAGTAACAGAGAAATCTCTTTATAACTGAGCTCTAGTTCATATTTCAGTACTAGCAGCTGCTTATAAACTTCCTTAATGTGGCTTAAGGCAATAGTAATTTCATGCCTCATTTCATGATTTAAGACCATGGACTCAGTGTCTGAGTCACTCGTAAAATTATCCCAGAAATGATAATCATCAATTATTAACGTTTGTTCTTTTCCCTTTTTCTTCAACACCTTTTTAAATTCATTCATAGCGATGGTAAAAATATATGAGAGCGCTTTGTTGGATGAGACACCACTACTATAGGTGATGTATTTCATATAACTTTCCTGAACAATATCTTCCGCATCTTCATGGCTACAACCATTCTTTTTCAAATAAAAATAAATCATTTTTGCCTGTTTATTATATATTTCCAACAAAAACTGTGAATTCATAGCTCCTCCTCTCTAAGACCCTTCATTAGTAAAGAGTAAATTTCCTTAAAAAAGTATACAACAAAATGAAAAGAAATTTTTTTGGATTAATTCAAACAATAGTAGTCGTGCTGGAAAAGCATGCGCCTGGAACGGAAATCAATTTTATTCTGATTACTCGTACATGATCACACCCATGACACTTGTCATATAAAACTCATGACAAACATGTCTTCAATGAAATGAACATTCCATTTATCATAAAGATAAGAAGTAATTGAATATAAAAAATAGTTTTGACAGGGAGGATAACATGAGTAAAGAAAAGACGAGAAGGTTGCATAAAGACGTGGCACCTTTTGCAAAGTCAGACACAAAGAAAAGTGTGATCCAATTAGTAAACACGATTCCCCCATTTTTCCTACTATGGTATTTGGCTTATGAAAGCTTAAAAATTTCAGTTTGGTTAATGATTCCTTTTGCAATGTTGGCAGCGGGATTTGTTGTCCGGATGTTTATTATTTTCCATGATTGTACACATGGATCATTTATGAGAAGCAAGAAAACCAACGATGTCATTGGAACGATAACAGGTGTCCTCACATTATTTGCCTATGAAAAATGGAAACGTGAACATGCGATTCACCATGCATCCAGCTCAAATCTTGATAAGCGAGGCGTTGGTGATATTTGGGTGATGACAATTGACGAGTACCTAGAGGCGTCTAAATGGGAACGCTTTAGCTATCGACTTTACCGCAACCCTTTCGTCATGTTCGTGCTCGGACCACTTTACTTAGTCCTAATTTCCAGTCGTTTTAACCGGAAAGATGCGAGACAGAAAGAAAAGAACAATACGTATTTAACGAATCTAATTCTTGTCGCCTTATATACGGGGATGATTTTACTCGTAGGCTGGCAAGCGTTTATCATAGTTCAAGGAACGACGATGTTTGTTGCAGGTGCACTCGGCATATGGTTGTTTTATA
This window of the Sporosarcina ureilytica genome carries:
- a CDS encoding RNA polymerase sigma factor produces the protein MNSQFLLEIYNKQAKMIYFYLKKNGCSHEDAEDIVQESYMKYITYSSGVSSNKALSYIFTIAMNEFKKVLKKKGKEQTLIIDDYHFWDNFTSDSDTESMVLNHEMRHEITIALSHIKEVYKQLLVLKYELELSYKEISLLLGMKIETVRTYLFRARKEFQETWRNLYE
- a CDS encoding fatty acid desaturase — its product is MSKEKTRRLHKDVAPFAKSDTKKSVIQLVNTIPPFFLLWYLAYESLKISVWLMIPFAMLAAGFVVRMFIIFHDCTHGSFMRSKKTNDVIGTITGVLTLFAYEKWKREHAIHHASSSNLDKRGVGDIWVMTIDEYLEASKWERFSYRLYRNPFVMFVLGPLYLVLISSRFNRKDARQKEKNNTYLTNLILVALYTGMILLVGWQAFIIVQGTTMFVAGALGIWLFYIQHTFEDSYFEEESEWDYVKAAVEGSSYYKLPRVLQWVTGNIGFHHVHHLSPRVPNYNLEEAHNSTPPLHRATTITLKSSLESLKYKLYAPEKKNFVTFGEIKHLLQEVSAKVDLEPKKTSFEGK
- a CDS encoding anti sigma factor C-terminal domain-containing protein, with product MNEITEDIFDENKIKKAIKKGKRKTIITIVIVSVIVFFVLNVVNFAAYTYFSQKAFKQWDAYVRLSTPNGYISETVDTKGILGGESQYKVSKDMKIKSIVIEKKQYQFGLNPSFSISRGAGGNIGITGEDWQVTYKENGWRDLMFFHPNITYKKYKNDGHLINQMEGDRIYEVALSFDKPYKQNELPIFELPETTWFWINTYSDKQIKTFKTEAEEHDWTSTFISEKEALGFSTTSTIFSTVSLEYEYNDFLSLLKTSLSQEHRNAYNTVKDIKVDNIDILGIVIYGTADEIADIIEKPFIKAASLGGVIDNY